The DNA sequence gctggagTCAGAGGCGTCCCCTAGCCCTCCTCCCCGACATTCTCAGCCAAGCCTGGAATCGGCGCACACACAACACTGTCCATACCTGGCCCATACTACCCTGCCCCATTCGTGCCCTCCGTGTCCACCCTGACCCACTCACCCGGCCCAGCTTGTGGTCGGCCAGGGTGCAGGCATCCATGAACGTCTGAGCAATGACCAAGAGCACTGCATCCATGTTATCAGATGTCTGCACGTCGAACACAAACTGCGGGTTTTTTATTATATTGATCCAGAACCTTAGCGGCAGGCTGTGGGTAGGGCAGGCAGGGCCAGTGAGCgtgctgggggggtgggagagaagaccccacacacacctggcccgccttgccccacccccacccccacctgttgGTCTTCCAGATATGGACGGTGTCCTGGTCGGAGATGCCGTGCTGCTGGGCCTGCTCATCCAGCAGGTCGAAGAAGTACTTGATAGCAAGCGGCACGGGCCGGCTGGTGCTGAGAATCACCTGGAATAGGTCGTCCACAAACTTCTGCAGTGTGCCCTGTTGGGGAGGGGAAGCACAGAGGGCGTACGGTCAGCAAGGGGACAGGGGACCTCGGCCCCAGCCCGGCCTCAGACACCTCACGGCACTATGCCCGTGCGAGCCCCACACCACACCCAAACCCCATAAGTAgccgtcccctcccccacagcccagaCCTACGGCCTGTCCCATCCCTGACCCCAGCCTCCAATCCCTCCTGCCTCACCTTCATGGACAACAGGCGGGTCAGGTAGATCTCAGGGATGGCCTTGGCTCGCTCGCGCTCCCCGCCCCGAAGGCTGCCCCTCCGAGGCCTGGGAGGCTCCGGCTCCTCACTTGGCTTCACTAGGTGCCAGGGCCGGATGCCCCCCTCGTCCACATCCTCCAGCATTGGGGTCCCTGCGCCAAGACCCCACAGCTCGTCATCCCTCATCAGGTACCACGTCCCCTGGGACCCCAGCGTCCTGCCAACTTCCAGGAGTGGAAGCACAGGTTGAGGGCTTCTCTAGGTGGAAGGGAGGTAGACACAAGCCTACCCTCAGGTCCAGAAGATCTGCCCCAGTACTGGGAACTGGGCAAAGCAGGGGCAGAGGACAGTGATTGGGTAGGGGCTGGAAGTGGGGGGCATACTCACTCTCTCCAGGGACATAATCCTGGTTTTCCCGGAGAACGTGCTTGGTGAGGCAGGGGACCAGGGCCACAGTTGCTCCATCTGGGACCTGCTAATCACAGCTGGTGACCCCTCCACCAGCCCCACCCCGCCTACCCCGCCTCCCGCTCTTACCCCTCCCACCTTGTAATGCTGCAGGGTGTTCAGGCGCCTCCACAGGCCCTGGACCTCAGAAGTCACGTCCTCGTCAGAAAGAATGAGATGCCCAGCCACCCCAGACCGCCACTCTGCAAGAGCAAGTTGGGACTTGGTCCAGGGCTTCCAGAACACCCTTCCTGCGGTGGAGCCTACCTCCTCCTCCACAGGGACACAGGCCCCACCGTCAGGGGGCAGCCTTATCCAACCCCTCCAAAGACTAGGATCAGGGGCCCCTCACCACGTGAGAGGTCGTTCCAGCCTCTGCCCTGTGCCCACTGAGCGATATGGTCCAGGGCCAGCCCAGCCTGCACCCTGGCTCAGGTCCCCAGGCtacccttcccctccaccctcaccAACATCCAGGGTACGGGGGTCTGGCCGCTGGGCAAGAGGTACTCCTTTATAAAGCTGGTCCAACATCTTCTCTTTGGCCTGGGAGATGGTATCGCAGTCCAGGACCTTCACAGGCACACCCTGGGCCTCTCCTGCGCCGGGCCCCACAGCCAACAGTGCATTCAAGGTCTACCGAGGTATATGCGGGAGCAATCAGGGCTCATGCCGCACATGGGATGACCAACACACAAGGTCAAGGACAACCCATGAGGAAGCCACTGGCTCTGACTTCTCGGCACCAACAACTCCCTAATTCTTATCTCTTTAGCCGTCCACCCCGCCAGGACAGCGGCTTCCTCCACTCTGACCCCACCTCCAGCACAGTGCACTAGTAAATGTCTACGGGGTGAATGgcagaaaaaaacaagtgaacaCAAGTCCCTCTGAACTCAGGTCCCCAGGTTCCTGGCTCAACTGGTCAGGCTGAGGCACCTGAGAGAAGCTTCATAAGAAGTAAGGATTCCTACCGGCCTGAGAGGGGGCAGGTTTGGTGGAGCCTGAATGAGATTTTCCCAAAGGTACCCCACGTGGGCCACCAAGGAAGGTATCCCGCGTGGATCACCAGGAAAGGTGCCCTGCGTGGGCCACCAAAGAAGGCACTCCACTAAGGGGATAGCAACCCAGAGGAAGAGATGGACAAGACTGACAGAGCTGGCTCCTGGCTTGGTGGGCACATCACATCACTGGCAGGACACTGAGATGATGGTCTTGCAAATGCTCAGGCCCTGGCCCAGTCCAAGGGCTTGTGGACTGCTCCCCAAACCCTTGCTGTGACCCTATCTCACTCTGACCCCATCTCAAGCCTGAGGTCCTATCCTCAAGAAGCTAATCTAAAGGCTTCTCTCCAGCAGCCAGCTATTCACAATGATCACACATGCTTaccctcctcatcctcaccaggGACAGACACCACTGAGCGTATGCACGTtcacattctctttccctccctccccctatcCCTCCCTGACTCGGTCTCCctatccctctcccttcctccctccctcaccaggGGACGGTACTCCACGTCCTCTCTGAGCAGGCGGTTGTCGTTCAGGGTGTATTTGGCTTTGCCAGTCACGCTATCCACTGGCCCCTTGTCCACTTGATGTTTAATTCCACGGAAGAGCATGTACAGCGGCTCCCCTACTGAGTCCTGGGGAAGTGACAGCCAGTGAGGGCCCCCAGGGCAGGTGACAGGCATGAAACAGAGCTGTATGGGACATGGCCCAtgctggggaaggggacagactGCAGAGGGCCTGAGGTGAATGAGACATGCTGGGCAGGAGTGTCTGGACTGAACGGGGCTGGAAGCTGTGTGGTTTAGAGTCCCGCCTCGCCCCGGAGGGGAGCTCAAGCCCTGTCCACGTCTGCCTCTCTCACCCTCACGAAGGTGTACAGGCAGATGGACATCCAGTTGGTGAGCAACTTCTCCACCACGGTCTCTGTCCTAGGATgacaggaaaggggaggggcagggtcagAGGTAGGGCCTCTGGGCTCCCTGTTCTGTGAACCCCTAAACCCCAGAGGGTCTGACGCAGCCCTTGGCTCCAGCCCTCATAACCACAAGGCCCCCATGGCTTCTGACAGCCACACAGACCTGCGCAGCATCAGCTTGGGGTTCTTGGCCACGTACTGGGCCACGAGGTCACTGAGCAGGGTTCGGAGGATGTCGGTGAAGTACTCGAGCTTCCCGTGCAGCGCCACCGTGAGCAGAGATGCCACGTAGGCGCGGTCCCGAGCTGAGAAGGTGCGCTGGCTCTCCAGGGTGTGGATGAACTGGCGCCAGGGAGGCGGGATAAGGAGGAAGGGGCCCATTCAGAAAAGGAGGGACAAAgaaggggcggggctggggcaggaggggtggggccaggaggggacagatgtggggaggcctggggtggggccgcGTGCGGCACCTTGGTGAGGAAGAGCTTGCTGTTGAGCAGGTTGGAGAGCTGCCCCAGCCCTTGTTCCACGGTGGGTCGCCTGCTCTCCGGTACACCCAGGTCCCGGTGCAAGGGCGACTCCTGGTGCCCAGGGAAGAAGACCCTCTCAGCATACACCTTATAGTCGAGGAAGGGGATGCCACTGCCCAGAAGGTCACTGGTGAGATCAGTCATCTCAGTCATGAGGTCTGTTGGGCAGAAGAGGCCAGGTTTGGGCGTGGATCCCACCCGACGGGAGCAGACTTTCACAGGGCCCTGAAACATGTTCCGGGCCTACTCTCTGCAGCCTCACCCGTGAACTCCTTCTTGCAGCGGTCCCGCACGCTGCTCTCCAGATTCTCCAGCTGGATCTGGACCTTCTTATAGTCCCTCAGGGCCTGCTTGCTCTTCCTCCTGCTCAGCACCAAGGTCAGGAAGGGGAAGGCCAGACAAGGCCAAAGCCCTTCCTGGTGCCTATGGCCCAGGTGTGTCTACCCCAGCCTCACCCTGGCTTAGGCCGGCACAGTCTGACCCAGCCATGCCCAGCCAAGCCAAGGCCTAGCCCAGAATAATTTGGCCTGTAGCATCCTGGGCAAGTCACACCCCATATTCAGTCTAGCCCAGGAGTTTAGCCCAGGGATCAACAAACTACAagcaggccaaatctggcccacaacctatttctgtaaataaagatTTGTTGGCACACGGCCACAGTCATGTGTTTGCATATGGTCCATGGCAGCTTCTGCTCTGCAACAGTGGAGTTGAGCCCCTGCAACTGAGGCCACCCggccacaaagcctaaaataggTACTCTGGCACTTTATAGGAAAATTTTGTTGACCCCTGGCCTAGTCTGCCCTTCCCATCCAGCCGCACCCCCCtacctgccccagcccagccacaTCCAGCTGCACCCACCTGTATATGAGGACAATGATGATGACGCCCAGAGCCAGAAGAGAGGTGCCCACCCCCAAGCCCACCTGGGCTGCCATGGGAAAAGCCACGGGGCTCTCGCCATCGTACTGCACGTGGCCCAGGGAGAAGCGCAGGTTCCCCATCTGCACCTATGTGGGGAGCCACCTGTGAGCCAGGTTTCGGCCCAGGCCTGATGCCCAGCCCAACCCAGTGCCCACTCACTGACCGTGAACTCAGGCAAAGCATCGGGTGCCTCCCGGAGGGCGTGGTGCTGGGGCAGAGGCTGCTCCAGGGGGGGCTCGCAGTACAGGTGGTGACGGGTCAGTGTCTTCACCACACAGGGGCCGTCCCCTATCATGGCCACCACCTCCTCCTTGGACATTGCAAGGTCCAGATTCTCCCCCTGGAACACGAGGGGTCACTCAGATTCCATCCCCTCAAGTGTGGGAAGGATGGTCCTGACACCCACCCCGGGAGCAGGGCTGATGCCGGGTCAGCACCTCTTCCCCTGTATCGGAGGAGATAGTCCATGGCTATCCTCTGAGCTGCCCCCCGACCCTTCTCTACCCTTCCCATCCTTCTTCCTCACATCTTCACTTTTCCAGAGCTCAAAATCTGGACAATATAAAGTTGCCCCCGAATCCTGCCCAGTCACCTAACAAAGCCAGAGCCACTACTGTGTCTGCTGGCCCACCAGGCGGATGATGCCGGGTTGTCTACCTGTGGCCTTTTAGAATGCCCACCTACCGCACGTGTCAGAACCCATGCCAAGTGTTTGTTCACGTTGAGTCAGGCTGCCAAATGGGCATCAGCCCAGGCGCCTACTGTGTACCACGCCACCCAGCTACTGCGTGTGCCAGACCATTTACATATTGTCATTCAGACTCCTGCCGTAGAGTGTGTGGGGCCCCAGGCTCCAGCCAGATGCGTCAGGCGAGGCAGCCCATCACCAGCCCCTCAGCCCTCACATGTGAAGGGTGAGGAGCCAGGTCTGTCCGCTGGCCCTTGCTCTGCCTTCATGCCCCCTCTGCCACACACAGCCACAATGACCAGCAAAGTGAAGGGTCGTGAGCCTCCCGCCCCTGTGTGTGAGCGGGAACAGTACCTCCACAGAGAGCACACTCCCAGGCTTGTGCCGGAATGGTGCGGTGGGGTCCTCGGGGTTGAGGGGCTGCAGAGTGGGGTCGGCCTCATAGGAGAAGGGTATGGGGTTCAGTGTCGCGAAGTCAAAGACCAGGTTGTCAAGGATGAATTCCACCCGGACCCAGGGGTCCTCAGGCAGGCCTGGGAGGGCAGGCGTGTGGCACGTGATGAGCTGAGAGGAGTTCACGTGGCACGGCTCCTCAAACTGGGCCACAGAGAGGAAAGACAGGGGAGGAGAGTTGAGGGCCATCCTCAGGAAGGGGGCCCAGCAAAGACAGGGCAATAGCCTCTTTGGTATCCGCCACCCACGGCTGTGCACGGGGTGGAGTGTGGAGTGATGAGGGCCTTGGCTACTctagtgcaagcaggggacgcCCATGGGTGTCCTACATGATGGCCACCACAGGAAGCTCCAGGGGAGCACGCTGTTTCTGGGATCACGCGGCGTCTCCGCCCAAGCCCCTGGCCGGGCTGCGGTGCTCTCGGGGCCACAGTCACTCGGATTCTTGGTGTCTGTACCACATCCAAATTCTGGCCACGGACCCATATCTTCCGTCCTCCACTGCAACACAGACCGTGAACCACCCATGGCTTATGAGAACTGGGGCCAGCCCGGCCCAGAGCCCCTCGGCCCTCTCCCCAGCAGCAGCACGGGAGTCACGGCCTCCACAGAAAGCCCCGCAACCTCCCCACATACTAGAGCTGCAAAGACCTCCCTGCCGCATGCCATGAGGCCATGCCCTTGGCCCAGCACCTGAGGAAGCTCTTGGTGGGGCTGGCAGAGGTGACGTTGGGGTCTGATGTGTACTCAAACTGGCTGTGTTGAAGCCTCCGCTCAGCGGCCCCAAACCACACAGACACAGGGAGCGTGGCaggcgtggggtgggggctggtctcACACTGCAGCTGCTCCGCCTGCTGCTCCAGcagcctggggaagggagggatgagtGGAAGGCAGGCCAGGAAGGGGACAGGGATGATTTCCAGGACATGGGACCCCCTCAGGCCCCAGCTCACTTCCCTTCAGAGCTGACTGCAAGCTCCACACGTGACCCTGGAGGCCACAGTCCCCCGACGGCCCCAGCTGAGGGAGGGTCTGGCCGCTTTCTGATGGAGCAGACCTggccctctccccctttctgctcTCCTAGCATCCCACCCCTCTGTCTTCTCCCTACGGCACACGGATTTTTTGCAGAATGAGGAAGCAGCCCTCACAGGTGGCAAGGCTGGTCTCCAACTACTACTCGGATGTCCTCCAGCCGCCCAGTCAGGAGCTTGGAGCCATGCAGGGTAAGGCGGGTACCCCCCGCTCTGGGGCCTCGGGTTGGGAAGACGGAATGCACCTTCGGGTCCTGTGGGAAGGGGGATAGGGAAACACAGGCAGACATGAGGCCACAAACAGAGAAGCAGGGGGAGCCTGAGGAAGACAAGAAGGCCCCGGGTGAGAAGCCCCAGGAAGGCAAAACTAGACGGGCTGGCAGGGGAGCCACTTTACCTGGTAGGCAAAGTCGTGCTCTGAGACACCGTGTCCTCTTCCCGGCACCTCCACCGTCACAGCGccagccacctcctccctgcTGGCCTCAGTGATACACACGAAGCTGTGGGCACAAGGCAGGCTGGGGTGCCAGGCCGCACCGAGGACCCCTCAAACTGAGCTGGCTGCCCCACTAAATGAGGTGTTCTTCCTGCTCCCAAGATTGACAGAGATCCTCTCGCTTTGGGGGGAATTCCTGATGGCACACCAGGGGGCTTTGGCATCTGAGAGTTAATAGCATGGTTTCAATCATTCAAGTCCAACCCTAGAGCCCCCTGCCGAGAGGAATTCACCTCTCTGCGCGGCACAAATTTACAAGGAGCCTTCTGAGGCTGGCTATAGGGACGAGCACCAAACTGATGAGTGGCCTAACTAGCTGCCATCACCACGCACACCACACCACTTGCAAAGTGGTGGAAACTTGATTTcctcgtgaaaaaaaaaaaatgtccctggAAGCTTCTAATCAGGTCTGGGGATAGATGGAAAGGGAAAGTGAGCAATCTAAGAAAATGTTGGTTCTCAGCCAGAAAACAGAGAAGCTTGGGACAAATTAATGTCCCCATGGTGAAGCTGGCAGTGGCTCGACTCCGTGACATTGTAACAGTCACCGccaacactttggaaaacagaaaaagtgatATGTAAAGTACCCAGGAGAGACCTTGGCCAGAGaatattttaatctctttataAATCACTTCATAAGTTACTCTAGTCTCATGGTTCTAGAATCATTAACAGTCTAGACAGTCACCGAAAGTTCTTGGTCATAACACACAGGGGGAATACCACACGCTCTAGCAAAGTCTGGTTTAAAATACAGATCACGGAGCCCTAGCACAGGCCTACAGAATCCAGATCTCTGAGGGTAGGCTTGAAGGACCCATTCTATGGTGGTTTTGGACAGGCTCTCCAGGTAACCCTGATATCAGCCGGGTCTGGGATTTGCTGATTGTGGATATCTCCTTGGAAATGTCCTGGGTGGGCACCGTTGGACCCTGCTACTGCCAGCCAGGCTACCATGACCCAGAACCTTTATCAGCTACAGTCCCTGGGAAGGCAACCGGGGTCCCAGGGACTAGGCAAGGAGTCTGGCACTCAGCAGACGGGCCACAAGTCTGTGCCCGGAAAAGCCCTCCAGGGGCAGTGCTTGGGGAAGAAAGGACAGCTCGTGGAAACCCAGCCCCTGAGCACAACCATCTGGGATCTGAGAACCTTGCTGCCACAACTACAGCCATGCTCACTCAGAACACCAAGTGAGAACATGTAGATGGGGCCACCTGTTGGTTCTAGGCAATGATTGGGCCCAGGCCCAGCAATGATCCCCAGCAGTCCAGGCCAGGAACATGCAAGTCCGTGCACAAAGCCGAGGTGGGTGCTCCAGGGCCTCAAATGGCAACCTTAGCTCTGAGACACTGTGACCAGAAATAAGCaaagggggagaggaaaaggcagaggagtAGTAGATGGGCAGCCATGAGCAGGAAAGCCAACCGGGGAGCCCATGAAGGGTGCCGAACTCCTGTCAGTCCAGCCGACTCACCTACTGGAGACCTCGTACTCCTGAGCATCCACAGCACAGGGTACTCCAGCCACCCTGACTGTGTCCTGTACGTCCTGCACGTGTTGGCCCAGGTTGGAGCCCCTGATGGTAACACGGGTGCCTCCGTCTACAGGCCCAGTCAGCGGCTCCACCTGTTCCAAGACACGGACTGCTCACCTCCACCACCAGTCAACCCTCGGCAGCCTGGAAAGGCAGTCCCAGACTCCCACCTTCGGGACCCCTGGACCCACAGCACCCCACTCTCCCTCTAAAGGCAGCGGTGAAGAAGGGACATGCCAGCATTTCAACACACCGAGTAGATGAGGGGCGCGGGGCATTGCGTGGCCACAGCTTCGGTCTCGCCACAAGCCTCCTGGGCCACACAACGTGGATGCTCTCCCTTGCACCACACACAGCCATATTGGGGCATGGCAGTTTGGCAGCGGCTACAGTCCCCGTGTCCCACGGAGCAGTCATACAGCACCACTGGttgcgggggcggggcaggaggggggcagagacaaATGTGAGAGGCAGGCCTGGAGGAGCCCTGTGGCCCCAGAGGCCCCAGTTAGCTCACCATGCAACCCATCAGCACTGTCCACACGCAGACGGCCAGCCCGACGCAGAAACAGTCCCACACGGAGCTCTGGCTGCAGAGCCTCATAGCTGAGCTGGAGAAATGGGAGTGGGGTCAGAGTCTGGGCCTGGGGGAGGCATCAGGCctgggggggcggtggtggtcaGAGAAAGGACCAAATGACTAGTTGTGGGAGCACGAGGTCAGAGGTCAGAACTGGGGGACAAGGACCCCGTGAGGCCACAGGGTCAGAGGTCAGAGCCGGGGTACTCAGACTCCCTCGAGGTCACAGGGTTATGTGTGGGGCTGGGATGATGAATGTGGTGTGGCCAGCTGAGGTTGGTAGCCAGCCTGTGGCCGGCATACCCTTGCCCACCCAGGCACTCGTGACCCACACCTGGTTCTGCCGGCACGTAACGTGGCATTGAGTCTCTGGAGGTGGCTCGCACTCGACCCGGGCCTCAACTACCACTTCACGGCCCTCCAGCTCCATCACACACTCATGGTCTCCTGGGCTGTCCTGGGGGCAGAGGACACAGCTGCTGAGGCAGCTTTAGGAGCTGGCCCCAGTGAGTCCCGCAGGGCCACTAGCAGAGCCCCAGGTCAGGGCCGAGATGTAGGACCAGGCGCTCTTCCTGCTCTCCAGGGCTCAGGTATAGTTGTCAACAGCCAAGGAGGCCGCCAATATGCCCGCAACCGGACACGCTCACCTGGAAGAGGCGCAGGTTCCTGCCCAGCAGCCGGACTTCTCGCTCCACGTGGACTggcatcagcgtggagccctgaACACTCTCGACACAAGGGCAGGAGCTTGCCCCCCAGTTCACCTCCTCCTGGAGACACCAAGAGCAAGGCAGTCTATGGAGCCCACCCCATCACCTCGGTTGTTTCCCTGCACACAACTCAGGGCCCAGGCCGGCGTGGAGCTGcagaccccaccctgcccctcgaCCCCTCCTGAGTCTGCCCCGCATCCCCTCCCCTGGAGGCCTCCTTCCTGGGCTGGGCCTCACCAGCTCCCAGAGCCCGGGGGTGTCGTATTGGTAGTCCAGGCTGGACAGGAGGAtgaggggggcaggagggcccTCGTGCTCAGCCGAGTCTCCATCACCTGAGAGGAGGGTGGAAGTGGAGAAGGCGGGTGTGTCACCCCCCGTCCACTCGTCCGCCTCAGGCAGCTCTCCGCCTTCTCTCATGAGCCAGTCCAGAGCGGGCTTCGTGGAGCCAGCGGCCCCTGGGAAAGTGGTGGCGGGAGCAGTGCCGGGGGGCTGGTCCAAGAGTGCCACGGAGGGGTCGGCCTCGGGGCCGGGGtctgcaggggcagggggcagtgctGCTGCATCTGAGGGCGATGGGTGGGAGGCCAAGAGGTCCTCGGGTGTGGCCGTGGGTCCGAAGTCAGTGGGGGCGGGGACAGTGGTTCCACGTCTGTTGGGGGGGTCGGGAGGGGGAGGTTCCTCGTGGAGAGGTGACTCTGTGGAGGCTGAGGCAGGTATGGGGCCAGgacccgcccccggcccccaggggctgagcagggaagggcgATCCCCAGGTGGGACATCCGAGGCTGTGGAGGGGGCACCAGGCTCCACGGGAAGGGTGTCAGGAGCAGGGGTGACTGGGGTCTGGGGGGCTTcaggtgggaagggggtgggtacATCTCTtgcgggaggggctggggagagaagcgGGCTCTGAagggggaagcagagaaagacaggagggGCCACTCAGCAGGCAGGCGAGGGAGCAGGTGGCAGGCAGGCAAAGGGTGTGTTAAGAGGAAAGGAgaccaaggaaaagagaaacaaaaacagccCGTTAATTCTCCAAaggagggcggggagggcaggcTCCAGGGGCATCTGTGTTGAGGCGGGACCTGAGGCCCAGACCTCCCCTGCCGCTCAGCTACAAAGGTCCTCTCCCCGAAACAGGCGGGACACCAGCAGCTGTTCTCCAGTGAGTCCGTCACACACAGCAG is a window from the Leopardus geoffroyi isolate Oge1 chromosome A2, O.geoffroyi_Oge1_pat1.0, whole genome shotgun sequence genome containing:
- the PLXNB1 gene encoding plexin-B1, yielding MPALGPALLQALWAGWVLTLQPPPPAAFTPNGTHLQHLARDPTSGTLYLGATNFLFQLSPELQLEATVPTGPVLDSRDCLPPVMPDECPQAQPTNNLNQLLLVSPGALVVCGSVHQGVCELRHLGQLERLLLRPERPGDTQYVAANDPAVSTVGLVAQGLTGEPLLFVGRGYTSRGVGGGIPPITTRTLWPLDPQTAFSYEETAKLAVGRLSEYSHHFVSAFARGASAYFLFLRRDLQAQSRAFRAYVSRVCLRDQHYYSYVELPLACQGSRYGLIQAAAVATSLEVTQGEVLFAAFSSAAPPTVGRPPSAAAGASGASALCAFPLDEVDRLANRTRDACYTREGRATDGVEVAYIEYDVNSDCAQLPVDTLDAYPCGSDHTPSPMASRVPLEATPVLEWPGIQLTAVAVTMEDGHTIAFLGDSQGHLHRVYLGPGSDGHPYSTQNIQQGSAVSRDLTFDGAFEHLYVMTQSTLLKVPVASCAQHLDCASCLAHKDPYCGWCVLLGRCNRHSECSRGQGPERWLWSFQPELGCLQVAAMSPANISREERREVFLSVPDLPPLWPGETYSCQFGDHQTPALLTSSGVMCPSPDPSEAPALPRGAEHVSVSVELRFGAVVIAKASLSIYDCAAVSELRPSAQCQACVSSRWGCNWCVWQQLCTHKASCDAGPMVVSQQSPLLSPAPPARDVPTPFPPEAPQTPVTPAPDTLPVEPGAPSTASDVPPGDRPSLLSPWGPGAGPGPIPASASTESPLHEEPPPPDPPNRRGTTVPAPTDFGPTATPEDLLASHPSPSDAAALPPAPADPGPEADPSVALLDQPPGTAPATTFPGAAGSTKPALDWLMREGGELPEADEWTGGDTPAFSTSTLLSGDGDSAEHEGPPAPLILLSSLDYQYDTPGLWELEEVNWGASSCPCVESVQGSTLMPVHVEREVRLLGRNLRLFQDSPGDHECVMELEGREVVVEARVECEPPPETQCHVTCRQNQLSYEALQPELRVGLFLRRAGRLRVDSADGLHVVLYDCSVGHGDCSRCQTAMPQYGCVWCKGEHPRCVAQEACGETEAVATQCPAPLIYSVEPLTGPVDGGTRVTIRGSNLGQHVQDVQDTVRVAGVPCAVDAQEYEVSSSFVCITEASREEVAGAVTVEVPGRGHGVSEHDFAYQDPKVHSVFPTRGPRAGGTRLTLHGSKLLTGRLEDIRVVVGDQPCHLLLEQQAEQLQCETSPHPTPATLPVSVWFGAAERRLQHSQFEYTSDPNVTSASPTKSFLSGGRKIWVRGQNLDVVQTPRIRVTVAPRAPQPGQGLGRRRRVIPETACSPGASCGGHHFEEPCHVNSSQLITCHTPALPGLPEDPWVRVEFILDNLVFDFATLNPIPFSYEADPTLQPLNPEDPTAPFRHKPGSVLSVEGENLDLAMSKEEVVAMIGDGPCVVKTLTRHHLYCEPPLEQPLPQHHALREAPDALPEFTVQMGNLRFSLGHVQYDGESPVAFPMAAQVGLGVGTSLLALGVIIIVLIYRRKSKQALRDYKKVQIQLENLESSVRDRCKKEFTDLMTEMTDLTSDLLGSGIPFLDYKVYAERVFFPGHQESPLHRDLGVPESRRPTVEQGLGQLSNLLNSKLFLTKFIHTLESQRTFSARDRAYVASLLTVALHGKLEYFTDILRTLLSDLVAQYVAKNPKLMLRRTETVVEKLLTNWMSICLYTFVRDSVGEPLYMLFRGIKHQVDKGPVDSVTGKAKYTLNDNRLLREDVEYRPLTLNALLAVGPGAGEAQGVPVKVLDCDTISQAKEKMLDQLYKGVPLAQRPDPRTLDVEWRSGVAGHLILSDEDVTSEVQGLWRRLNTLQHYKVPDGATVALVPCLTKHVLRENQDYVPGERTPMLEDVDEGGIRPWHLVKPSEEPEPPRPRRGSLRGGERERAKAIPEIYLTRLLSMKGTLQKFVDDLFQVILSTSRPVPLAIKYFFDLLDEQAQQHGISDQDTVHIWKTNSLPLRFWINIIKNPQFVFDVQTSDNMDAVLLVIAQTFMDACTLADHKLGRDSPINKLLYARDIPRYKRMVERYYADIRQTVPASDQEMNSILAELSRNYSGDLGARVALHELYKYINKYYDQIITALEEDGTAQKMQLGYRLQQIAAAVENKVTDL